TGCGTGTCGTCGCCTTCGACCCGTTCCTCGAGCCGGAACAGGCGAAGCGGATCGGAGTCGAGCTCCTCGACCTCGACGACCTGATGCGCCAGAGCGACGTCGTGACGCTGCACACGCCGTTCAACAAGGCGACGAAGAACCTGATCGACGCGCGGCGGCTCGGGCTGATGAAGCCCGAGGCGCTGTTCATCAACTGCGGGCGCGGCGGCCTGGTCGACGAGGACGCGCTGCTCGCGGCCCTCGAGGCGGGCAGGATTGCCGGCGCCGGTCTCGACGTCTACGAAGACGAGCCGACCCACCGGCAGGCGCTCACCGGCCACCCCAGAGTGGTCGCGACGCCGCACATCGGCGCGCAGACCAAAGAGGCACAGGAGCGCATCGCGATCGAGACGGCCCACATGGTGCTCGCCGCGCTCGACGGCGAGGTGCCGGCGGCGGCGGTGAACCCTTCGGTCAGAAAGACGGCGGCGCAGTAGCCGACGGTGTCGCGACCGGCGTCGGGGCGCGCGCCGCGATGACCAGCGCGGCGTAGCCCTGGCGCGAGAGCTTGCGCGCCAGATCCGCCGCTTCGTCGGGGTCGGTGAAGGCGCCGAGCTGTACCCGGTGCCAGACCTCGTCGGAGCGCAGGACGACCTCCGGGTAGTCGGCGCGCAGGCGGGAGGCCAGGGCGTCGGCGAGCGCCTGCTCCTGGAACGCTCCGACCTGCACCACGTAGCGCCGGTCGCCGCCGCCGAGGGAGAGCGTCCGCAGCTCCACCCGCGCGGTTCCCGGCCCGACCATGCCGATGGCGCGGGCGGCGGTGAGGGAGAGATCGACGATCCGGTCCTTCTTGAACGGCCCGCGATCGTTGACCCGCACCTGGGTCGTGAGGCCGTTGTCGAGATTGCGCACTTCGAGCACGGTGCCGAACGGCAGCGTGCGGTGCGCGGCGGTCGCGGCGTGCATGTCGTAGCGCTCGCCGGAGGCGGTCATCCGGCCGTGGAAGCCGGGTCCGTACCAGGAGGCCATGCCGCGTTCGAGGGTGGAACGGCCGGCGCGGCTCGCCTGATTCCCCGAGCTCGCACAGCCGGCGAGCAAGAGAAGACCCAGTGCCAGAGGAAGAGGGGCGGAGGCGATGGAGCGTAGGGGCGTCATCGCATCGATACCGGCGCTGCATCCCATTCGCCGGCGCGTCGAGATTCGCAGCGCCGGAAAGCTCCCGCGGCCGTCTGCCCCCTGGATGCGACGCCTGAACGCGCCGCCTAGATGCGGGGCACTTCCACTGCCGCGGCGTCGAGGCCGGCCAGAGCCGGGTTCAGGACGTCGTTCAGGAAATCGTCCACCTGCTCGGCCGACCTGCCGGTGAACGCCTGCGGGTCCACCCAGCGGGCGATCTCCTCGGCCGACAGCCGGAAGTCGGCGTCAGCGGCTATTGTAGCAAGGAGCGGATTCTCCTCGTTCCGGGCCACCGCTTCCTGGGCGGCGAAGGAGTGCGTGCGGATGCGTTCGTGGAGCACCTGGCGGTCGCCGCCGCGCAGCACGGCCTCCATGAGCAGCGTCTCGGTGGCCATGAACGGCAGCTCGCGCGCGACCCGCGCCGCGACCATGCCGGCGTGGACGCGCAGGCCCGCGGCGATGTGCCCGGCGAGGCCCACGATGGCGTCGCAGGCGAGGAAGGCGTCGGGCAGGACGAGGCGGCGGTTGGCGGAGTCGTCGAGACTGCGCTCGAGCCACTGCGTCGCGGCGTTCACCGGCCCGTTCAGGGCGTCGGTCATGATCCGCCGGGCCAGGCCGCACATGCGCTCGGCGCGCACCGGATTGCGCTTGTAAGCCATTGCCGACGAGCCGACCTGGTGCTCGTCGAACGGCTCCGCGAGCTCGCCGACTCCCTGCAGCAGCCGCAGGTCGGTGCCCATCTTGTGGCAGCTCTCGGCGACACCCGAGAGGGTCGCGAGCAGTTGGCTGTCGAGCTTGCGGGTGTAGGTCTGGCCGGAGACCGCGACCGAGCCGGCGAAGCCGAGTCCGGAGGCGACCCGGGCATCGAGCTCGCGGACCTTCGCATGATCGCCGGCGAACAGCGTGAGGAAGCTCGCCTGGGTGCCGGTCGTTCCCTTGACTCCGCGGCAGCGCACGGTCGCCAGTCGGTGCTCGATCTCGGCCAGGTCGAGGACCAGGTCGTGCGCCCAGAGGCAGGCGCGCTTGCCCACCGTCGTCAGCTGCGCCGGCTGGAAATGGGTGTAGGCGAGGCAGGGCAGAGCCCGATGGCGGCGGGCGAAGTCGGCGAGTCCGCCGAGCGCCGTGGCGAGGCGGCGGCGGAGGAGCTCGAGCGCCTCGCGCATCAGCAACTGGTCGGTGTTGTCGGTGATGAAAGCGCTGGTGGCGCCGAGGTGGAGGATGCCGCCGGCGTCCGGCACGATCGCGTCCGCCTGCTCCGCGAAATGCCTGAGGTGCGCCACGACGTCGTGACGGGTCTGGCGCTCGAGTTGGGCGACCCGGGCGAGATCGAGCTGTGGCGCCGCCGCCTCGAGGGCGGCGATCTGCTCGCGGCGGATCGGCAGCCCCAGGTCCGCCTGGCTTCGGGCGAGCAGGATCCAGATCCGGCGCCAGGTCGCGAAGCGGTGGGAGCTCGAGAAGATCGCCGCCATCTCGCGCGACGCATAGCGCTCGTAGAGCGGGTTCTGGGGCTGTTCGGGGGCGGTGTCCGGGGACGGTTCGGCGCTCTTGGTCATCGCGCCGAGGATAACAAAGCGCCGGCTCCGGGCGCTGGGCTAAGATCGAACTGCGAGGTGACGCCGACCGTGCTCCGATTGCGCTGGGCCGTTCAGGGCAGGGACGAGATTCTGCCGCTTGCCGCGGACGAGTTGCGCATCGGCCGCGGCACCGAGAACGAGGTCGTCCTGGCCGATTTCTCGGTCTCGCGCCGCCACGCAGTCATCCGCAAGGAAGGCGGCAGCTGGTTCGTTCAGGATCTGGCGTCGACCAACGGCATCCAGGTCAACGGCGTCGTCAGCAAGCGCGCCATGCTCAAGCCCGGAGACCGGATCAAGGTCGGGATCTTCGACCTCGGGATCGAGGAGGTCCGCGAACCGCCGACCAGTGGCTCGAGAGACCGCGCCGCGACCGCCGGCCTGCCGCAGGCGCCCCCGCTGGCGCAAGTCGCCGTCGGAACGGCGACCATCGTGCGCTCGCTGGCCGATTTCAGCGCCGCCTGGGGGCTCGACGGCAAGACCTCGGGCGAGGCGCGATCGAGCAAGCGCAAGGATCTCGACGAGGCCTATTCGAGCAAGATCTTCGGCTTCATGACGCGCCTCGCGCGTCTCCTCATCCGCTCCGATTCGGTCGACGAGGTGCTGTCGCGGGTGATGGACATCGCTTTCGAGGCGCTGCCGGTCGACCGTGGCTTCATCCTGCTGCTCGACGAGTCGACGGGGAAGACGGTCTGCGAGCTGGCACGCACCAAGGAGCGCCTCGAGTTCCGGCCACAGAGCGAGGTGCCGGTCTCGCAGACGATGGTCGAGCAGGTCATGCGCGACCGCGTCGCCCTGCTGACCTACGACGCGCTGGCCGATCAACGGCTCGCCGGTGGCGACTCGATTCGCATCCATCAGATCCGCGCCGCGATGTGCACGCCGCTCTGGTCGGGAGAGAAGATCATCGGCGTCTTCCAGGTCGATACGCCCTTCCACGCCGGCACCTTCAACGAGAAGGATCTGGACCTGCTGACCGCCCTCGCCAACTACGCCGCAGTGGCGGTGGAGAGGCTGCGCTACGCCAAGACGGTCGAGTTCGAGCGCCAGGTGCGCAGCCGCCTCGAGCGCTACCATTCGCCGGCGGTCATCGAGAGCATCGTGAAGTTCACCCCGAGCGCGGCCGAGCCGACGGTCGGCAGGATGAAGCTCGCGGAAGCGACGGTGATGTTCGCCGACCTCGCGGGCTTCACGCCGGTGTCCGAGCAGGCGAGCCCCCAGGAAGTGGCCGAGATGCTCGAGTCCTACTTCACGCACGCGGTGGAGGCGATCTTCTCGGTCGGGGGGACGCTCGACAAGTTCATCGGTGACTGCGTGATGGCGTTCTTCGGCGCGCCGGTTCCCCAGAGCGACCATGCCCGACGGGCCGTCGAGGCCGCGATCCAGATCCAGGATGCGCAGGAGGCCCTGAACCGCGAGCGCGCGGCACGCGGCCTCCCGACTCTTCTGGTGCGGATCGCGATCCAGAGTGGCCCGGTCATGGTGGGCGACGTCGGCAGCCGCAAGCGCGTCGACTACACGGTGCTCGGAAATACGGTGAACGTCGCGGCGCGGCTCGAATCGGGTGTCGCCGAGCCGGGCGAGATCACCCTCGGCGGCGAGACCCATCGCCTGCTCGCCGGCGCGTTCCCCACCGAGCCCCTGGGCGAGTTCCAGCTCAAGGGGCTGCAGCAGAAAGTGCACGCCTTCCGCGTGCTCCGGGGCTGAGGCCGAACCCGTCCTCATGTCCGAGCCCCTGCTCTTCGTCACCGGCAATCCGTCGAAGCTCGTCGAGGCGCGCCGGCTCGCCGCGGTCGCCGGACGGACGCTCGAGGCGATCGCCGTCGATCTGCCGGAGATCCAGTCGCTCGACATGGAGGAGGTGCTGCGCGCCAAGGCCTGGCATGCCTGGCAGAGCGTGCAACAGGCGGTCGTCGTCGAGGAGACGGGGCTCGAGCTCGCCGCTCTCAATGGTTTTCCCGGTCCGCTGGTGAAGTGGATGCTCGCGGCGGTCGGCGCCGAAGGCATCGCCCGCACTGCGATCGCGCTGGGCAACCCGCGCGCCAGGGCGGTCTGCCTGTTGATGTGGACCGACGGCCTGCAGACGGTCCTGGCGCGCGGCGAGACGGGCGGAGACCTCGTCCTCCCGCCGCGCGGGCCGAACGGTTTCGGCTGGGATCCGGTCTTCCGGCCGGAGGGCAAGATCCGCACCTACGGCGAGCTCTCCGACCAAGAGAAAGACCGCGTCGGCCACCGCGGCCGCGCCTGGCGCGAGCTGCTCGCGCGTCTGCGCGACGAACGGTCGACCTCGCCGAGCGGCTAGCCCGCTGGCACCCTTTCCGGCGACGGGGGGACGTCGGCGTCGTCCTCGGATCTGGACGCTCCTCCGGCCCGCCGCTCCCGCCATTCGAGCAGCAGGTCGTAGAGCACCGGCACGAGGATCAGGGTGAGGAAGGTCGCGAAGGCGAGGCCGAACATGACCGCGACGCCCATCGGCCGCCACCAGGAGCTCGATTCCCCCGAAGCCTGGAACTGGAAGCCGCGGAAGTCGAAACCCCATCCCACGACCGTCGGCACCAGGCCGAGGATCGTGGTGACGGCGGTCAGCATGACCGGCCGCAGTCGCCGCATTCCCGTCACCAGGAGGAGCGTCCGCCGCGCCATTCCGCGTGCCCGCAACTGCTCGGCATAGTCGAGCAGCACGATCGCGTTGTTGACCACGACGCCGGCGAGCGAGATCACCCCGATGCCGGTCATGATGATTCCGAACGGCGTGCCGGTGAGAACCAGCCCGGCGAGCACGCCGATCATCGACATCGCCACGGAAGTCATGATGATGAACGGCACCGCATACGAGTTGAACTGGCCGACGATCAGCAGCAGTACCAGGATCAGCGCATACAGGAACGCCTTCGACAGGAACGCCGTCGACTCCTCCTCGTCCTCGCTCTGACCGGCGAAGCGGACGGCGTAGCCGGGGGGCAGAAGGTTCGGCATCTCGCGAATCCGCTTCTCGGCCTCGGCGCGCACCGGCTGCGCCTGCTCGGGTGTCGTCACCTTGCCGGCGATCGTCACCACCCGCCGGCGGTCCTTGTGCTGGATCGACTGCAACGCCGCGCCGGTCGTGACCTCGGCCACCGTTTCGAGCGGGATCTGCTCGCCGTCCTCGTTGACCACCACGAGCCGCTGCAGATCGGCGAGGCTCGAGCGCGCGCCCGGCGCGAAGCGGACGGTGATGTCCCATTCGTCCTCGCCCTCGCGGAACTGCGACGCCTCCGTGCCGTTGATCGCGGTGCGCAAGGTGCGCGCGATGAGCGCCGTCGACAGTCCCAGCCGCGCCGCCTGGTCGCGGTCGACGCGCACGATCACCTCCGGACGGGCGAGGTCGAAGTCGTTGTCGAGGGTGGCGAGGCCGGGAATGTCGGCGATCTCGCGCTGAATGCGCTCGGCGATCTCGCCGAGGCGCGCGAAGTCGTCGCCCGTGAGCTCGATCGACAGCGGATCGCCGACCGGCGGTCCCTCGATCGGGCGCTCGACGTTGATCGTCGCGCCCGGGATTCCGCGGACCCGGCGCCGCGCCTCTTCGAGGGTCGCGAACGAGCTCTGGCTGCGGTCCTCCATGTCGAGGAGGTCGAGGGTCACCCGGCCGCGGGTCGGATCGCCGCCCTCCGACCGCCCGCCCGAAAACTCGTCACCGGTGGCGCCGGAACCCGTCGCCGCCGCCCGCACGCGAATGTCGGGGAGGTCGCCCAGACGGTGCTCGAGCTCGCGCACAATGGCGTCGGTCTGTTCGAGCCGCGTGCCGGGGGGAGTCTCGACGGAGGCCCAGATCTGGCGCGGATCGGTCTCCGGGAAGAGCTCCGTGCCGTGATGGAACTTGCCGTAGAGCAGGATCACGACGACGAAGAGTGCGAGCGTCCCGCCGAGAACGAGGCCGCGGTGGCCCAGTGCCCAGGCCAGTGACTCGCGATAGAAGACCAGGACGCGGCCGCCGAGGCCGGCATCCGCCGGCACGCCGGCCTGGTCGTTCACGGTGACGGTGCGCTCCGTGTGGGGCCGCATGTAGGCGGCGGCGAGCGTCGGGTTGGAGGTGAAGGCGATGACCAGTGAAGCGGCGAGGGCGATACAGACGGCGATCGGCAGGATCGACATGAAGTCGCCGATGATGCCGGGCCAGAAGAAGAGCGGCACGAAGGCGCCGATCGTCGTCAGGGTCGAGTTGAGGACCGCCCCGCCGACCTCACGGGTGCCGATCTGCGCCGCCTCGAAGGCGGACTTGCCCTCCTGCATGTGGCGGTAGATGTTGTCGACGACGACGATCGAGTTGTCGACCAGCATGCCGACCGCGAGCACCAGCGAGAAGAGAACCATCATGTTGAGCGTCATGCCGGCGAGCTGCACGACGATGAAGGTGAGCAGCATCGAGAGCGGGATCGCCGCGCCGACGAAGAGGGCGTTGCGCAGCCCCATCGTGAAGAAGAGCACGATGACCACGAGCACGACGCCGGTGAGGACGTTGTTCTCGAGATCGGCGACCATGATGCGGATCTCCTTCGACTGGTCGG
This genomic window from Thermoanaerobaculia bacterium contains:
- a CDS encoding non-canonical purine NTP pyrophosphatase codes for the protein MSEPLLFVTGNPSKLVEARRLAAVAGRTLEAIAVDLPEIQSLDMEEVLRAKAWHAWQSVQQAVVVEETGLELAALNGFPGPLVKWMLAAVGAEGIARTAIALGNPRARAVCLLMWTDGLQTVLARGETGGDLVLPPRGPNGFGWDPVFRPEGKIRTYGELSDQEKDRVGHRGRAWRELLARLRDERSTSPSG
- a CDS encoding GAF domain-containing protein — translated: MTPTVLRLRWAVQGRDEILPLAADELRIGRGTENEVVLADFSVSRRHAVIRKEGGSWFVQDLASTNGIQVNGVVSKRAMLKPGDRIKVGIFDLGIEEVREPPTSGSRDRAATAGLPQAPPLAQVAVGTATIVRSLADFSAAWGLDGKTSGEARSSKRKDLDEAYSSKIFGFMTRLARLLIRSDSVDEVLSRVMDIAFEALPVDRGFILLLDESTGKTVCELARTKERLEFRPQSEVPVSQTMVEQVMRDRVALLTYDALADQRLAGGDSIRIHQIRAAMCTPLWSGEKIIGVFQVDTPFHAGTFNEKDLDLLTALANYAAVAVERLRYAKTVEFERQVRSRLERYHSPAVIESIVKFTPSAAEPTVGRMKLAEATVMFADLAGFTPVSEQASPQEVAEMLESYFTHAVEAIFSVGGTLDKFIGDCVMAFFGAPVPQSDHARRAVEAAIQIQDAQEALNRERAARGLPTLLVRIAIQSGPVMVGDVGSRKRVDYTVLGNTVNVAARLESGVAEPGEITLGGETHRLLAGAFPTEPLGEFQLKGLQQKVHAFRVLRG
- a CDS encoding efflux RND transporter permease subunit; the encoded protein is MRLGEFAVRNRATVFFALFAIVVAGGSAYNTLPRESFPDIEIPNILVYTLWPGASPTDVESQITDELERELQGLEGIKQITSTSTESVSVVNVEFVSGVDLDFALQKVRDRVNLAKSEFPADAEEPILRELNFSDVPILQVHLSGDVGPVELRRLAKAVQDEVEAIPGVLRATLVGGVEREVQVDVDPERLRLYGASLDDVLDAIRDENVSIPGGELTLKGQTLALRVPGEVEDPLAVEQFVVKVVGQRPVQVRDVAKVSYGFKERSSYSRIDGRESVSLSVQKRSGSNIIELTDRLKAEVERLRGTWPPGVEATFLADQSKEIRIMVADLENNVLTGVVLVVIVLFFTMGLRNALFVGAAIPLSMLLTFIVVQLAGMTLNMMVLFSLVLAVGMLVDNSIVVVDNIYRHMQEGKSAFEAAQIGTREVGGAVLNSTLTTIGAFVPLFFWPGIIGDFMSILPIAVCIALAASLVIAFTSNPTLAAAYMRPHTERTVTVNDQAGVPADAGLGGRVLVFYRESLAWALGHRGLVLGGTLALFVVVILLYGKFHHGTELFPETDPRQIWASVETPPGTRLEQTDAIVRELEHRLGDLPDIRVRAAATGSGATGDEFSGGRSEGGDPTRGRVTLDLLDMEDRSQSSFATLEEARRRVRGIPGATINVERPIEGPPVGDPLSIELTGDDFARLGEIAERIQREIADIPGLATLDNDFDLARPEVIVRVDRDQAARLGLSTALIARTLRTAINGTEASQFREGEDEWDITVRFAPGARSSLADLQRLVVVNEDGEQIPLETVAEVTTGAALQSIQHKDRRRVVTIAGKVTTPEQAQPVRAEAEKRIREMPNLLPPGYAVRFAGQSEDEEESTAFLSKAFLYALILVLLLIVGQFNSYAVPFIIMTSVAMSMIGVLAGLVLTGTPFGIIMTGIGVISLAGVVVNNAIVLLDYAEQLRARGMARRTLLLVTGMRRLRPVMLTAVTTILGLVPTVVGWGFDFRGFQFQASGESSSWWRPMGVAVMFGLAFATFLTLILVPVLYDLLLEWRERRAGGASRSEDDADVPPSPERVPAG
- a CDS encoding adenylosuccinate lyase, yielding MTKSAEPSPDTAPEQPQNPLYERYASREMAAIFSSSHRFATWRRIWILLARSQADLGLPIRREQIAALEAAAPQLDLARVAQLERQTRHDVVAHLRHFAEQADAIVPDAGGILHLGATSAFITDNTDQLLMREALELLRRRLATALGGLADFARRHRALPCLAYTHFQPAQLTTVGKRACLWAHDLVLDLAEIEHRLATVRCRGVKGTTGTQASFLTLFAGDHAKVRELDARVASGLGFAGSVAVSGQTYTRKLDSQLLATLSGVAESCHKMGTDLRLLQGVGELAEPFDEHQVGSSAMAYKRNPVRAERMCGLARRIMTDALNGPVNAATQWLERSLDDSANRRLVLPDAFLACDAIVGLAGHIAAGLRVHAGMVAARVARELPFMATETLLMEAVLRGGDRQVLHERIRTHSFAAQEAVARNEENPLLATIAADADFRLSAEEIARWVDPQAFTGRSAEQVDDFLNDVLNPALAGLDAAAVEVPRI
- a CDS encoding septal ring lytic transglycosylase RlpA family protein; the encoded protein is MTPLRSIASAPLPLALGLLLLAGCASSGNQASRAGRSTLERGMASWYGPGFHGRMTASGERYDMHAATAAHRTLPFGTVLEVRNLDNGLTTQVRVNDRGPFKKDRIVDLSLTAARAIGMVGPGTARVELRTLSLGGGDRRYVVQVGAFQEQALADALASRLRADYPEVVLRSDEVWHRVQLGAFTDPDEAADLARKLSRQGYAALVIAARAPTPVATPSATAPPSF